The DNA window CTGTTTTCAAAAAGAAATTCGATGTTGTCTATCATATCGCCGCAATACGTGGTGGCAGAGATTTTTCCAAAAAAGAATATTATCGCTCAAATGTAGATGCTGCAGTTAATATTGCTGAAGAATGTCTTGAACATAATGTAAAGATGATCTTCTGCAGTTCGGTAGGAGTATTTGGGGCAATTCCAAAAGAGCTACCTCCCACCGAAAATACAGTTCGCCAACAAGACAACTATTATCATTACACCAAGATTGAAGCAGAGAAAAAACTCAAAGAATTAGTTCCACAAGGATTGAATCTCGTGATAATCCGACCATCAATAACATATGGCATCGGCGACTATGGTTTTCCATTTACATTGATAAAACTCATCGATAAAGGCATGATGCTCCTCCCATCAAAGGATATCATGATCAACATGGCTGATGTATCAACCCTTATCCAGGCATTCATTTTAGCGGGAACTGCAAAAATCAAATCCGGCAGTGCATATAATATCGCAGACAGACATCCAGTTTCTCTCAAAGGATTAACTCATTTTATTAATCATGAACTTAAGAATTCGGACTATCCCAAGTGGAAAAAGTTACCCAATTTTCTTTCAAAATTAGGACTTATCATCTTCTCAAAACTGATGAAAAATGAGCTCTGGACTGCACGGATCGAACTCATCTCAAAAAGCTGGTTCTATGATGTTACTCCAGCAATGAAAGATTTAAAAATCATACCACATGACACCGTCCCGGCATTCTCCTATGTGATTGATTGGTATAAACAGATAAAGGAGGAAAACTGATGGCTATTCCGATCCTCAAAACATGGAAAGAGTATTTTATAGATAAACCCGACGAGGGACTTGGTTCAAGTTATGAGCGAATTGTATTGAATAATAAATTAGATGAGGTAATTCACAATTACCAATGTCATAGAATACTCGAAGTTCCCACCTTTGGCTTCACTGGAACGTCCGGGATAAATTCAATGTATCTGGCAAAAAAGGGAAAAGAAGTCTATCTCATTGATAACAACAAAGAACGGATCGAACTGGTAAGAAGTGTCTGGAAT is part of the Candidatus Cloacimonadota bacterium genome and encodes:
- a CDS encoding NAD(P)-dependent oxidoreductase yields the protein MNILITGITGFIGGELCKTLLIEKSNKITTLMRLNTAIERFVFFKKNNVNCIEGDIADRDFIHSVFKKKFDVVYHIAAIRGGRDFSKKEYYRSNVDAAVNIAEECLEHNVKMIFCSSVGVFGAIPKELPPTENTVRQQDNYYHYTKIEAEKKLKELVPQGLNLVIIRPSITYGIGDYGFPFTLIKLIDKGMMLLPSKDIMINMADVSTLIQAFILAGTAKIKSGSAYNIADRHPVSLKGLTHFINHELKNSDYPKWKKLPNFLSKLGLIIFSKLMKNELWTARIELISKSWFYDVTPAMKDLKIIPHDTVPAFSYVIDWYKQIKEEN